The following are encoded in a window of Spea bombifrons isolate aSpeBom1 chromosome 2, aSpeBom1.2.pri, whole genome shotgun sequence genomic DNA:
- the IFNAR1 gene encoding interferon alpha/beta receptor 1 has protein sequence MEKPLHRGLLLLLLTGIGLALAGQNNLEPPSNVRISKNHEGFSVTWDWNNLSDEDPGNVRFSVFVKKLSTRRSVEWRTVPGCLHVTQRLCKIYVKNLNPYMSYSLRVRSEISQKHSQWSSIVPFSPGDIVDLDHHTNVSVAFVDGRVQVTVSDTTTSEAMEDEGDLIYKLMFWENNSEEKTLASSDPVFILNDLLPDVEYCLKAWVYDTETQKPGPFSKTKCFTFNEKGLPENLRVLAVDTNYVLMWDWNFEQDPNVTFSVKMAKPLVDRKWSTFDGCENISTAECDVSSIVILGTYEFRVLVRDSRGNQSFSSAIKFQPLKDTVIGPPSDLRLKLLNNMLNIEVGNPAGFEKEALRYDCAWSYHLVMWQNSSDFHQEEHFKEPIFTVNHLKPSTEYCLKVQLVCKPDNRSGLFSETRCISTEPDYWFFWHIWGTLVIIVGLALISGLVYICLCPLQRYIKHIFCPTGKLPASIENGIPNSPFSTTNNQLLLEEEEITDPCYIIPSSEDRTEQYKISDRDGRDSGNYSNEDETTANGLL, from the exons ATGGAAAAGCCGCTTCACCGGGGCCTCTTGCTGCTATTGCTGACCGGGATCGGGCTGGCCCTGGCAG gTCAGAATAACCTGGAACCTCCATCAAATGTTCGTATCAGTAAAAACCACGAAGGGTTTTCAGTAACGTGGGATTGGAATAATTTAAGTGACGAGGACCCCGGCAACGTGAGGTTTTCCGTATTTGTTAAGAA ATTGAGCACACGCCGTAGTGTAGAGTGGAGGACTGTTCCTGGATGCCTGCACGTTACTCAACGTCTTTGTAAAATCTACGTGAAAAATCTGAATCCTTATATGAGCTATAGTTTACGCGTCCGGTCTGAGATCTCACAAAAACATTCCCAGTGGTCTTCTATTGTGCCGTTTTCACCGGGAGATATAG TGGATCTCGACCATCACACTAATGTGTCTGTGGCGTTTGTTGACGGAAGGGTACAAGTCACAGTGTCGGATACAACAACAAGCGAAGCAATGGAAGATGAGGGTGACCTAATCTATAAACTGATGTTCTGGGAAAACAACTCGGAAGAAAAG ACCCTCGCATCCTCGGATCCCGTATTTATTCTGAACGACCTTTTGCCTGATGTAGAATATTGTTTGAAAGCATGGGTGTATGACACGGAGACACAAAAGCCTGGCCCTTTCAGCAAAACCAAATGTTTTACGTTTAATGAAAAAG ggCTCCCTGAAAACTTGAGGGTTCTGGCTGTTGACACAAACTATGTATTAATGTGGGACTGGAATTTTGAACAAGACCCAAATGTAACCTTTTcggtaaaaatggcaaa gcCATTAGTGGACAGAAAATGGAGTACATTTGATGGGTGTGAAAATATATCCACGGCTGAGTGTGATGTATCCAGCATAGTGATATTAGGAACATACGAGTTTCGCGTGTTAGTACGTGATTCGCGGGGAAACCAATCCTTCTCTAGTGCTATAAAGTTTCAGCCTCTTAAGGACA CTGTCATCGGACCCCCTTCTGATCTGAGGCTGAAGTTGCTGAATAACATGCTCAACATTGAGGTGGGGAATCCTGCAGGATTTGAAAAAGAAGCCCTCCGATATGATTGTGCTTGGTCCTACCATCTGGTGATGTGGCAAAATTCATCAGATTTTCATCag GAAGAACATTTTAAAGAGCCAATATTTACAGTAAATCATTTGAAGCCATCGACAGAATATTGTCTCAAAGTGCAATTGGTATGTAAACCTGACAACAGATCGGGACTGTTTAGTGAGACCCGCTGCATTTCAACAGAGCCAG attactGGTTCTTTTGGCACATATGGGGGACGCTTGTTATCATCGTAGGATTAGCTCTGATTTCAGGCCTGGTTTACATCTGTCTTTGTCCTTTACAACGGTACATCAAGCATATATTCTGCCCAACAGGAAAACTCCCCGCAAGCATCGAAAAT GGTATCCCTAACTCGCCATTCAGCACCACCAACAATCAGTTACTACTCGAAGAAGAAGAGATAACAGACCCGTGCTACATAATCCCGTCCAGCGAAGATCGTACGGAGCAGTACAAAATATCGGACAGAGACGGCAGAGACTCCGGGAACTATTCAAACGAGGACGAAACCACAGCGAATGGGCTTCTCTGA